From the genome of Pyxidicoccus trucidator, one region includes:
- a CDS encoding efflux RND transporter permease subunit — protein sequence MSGARNPNSHSRFALAFAGLLVRRPGAVLLVLLALLGVSTWGALKLRINSNQLDLISQDLQEVKDVKQVIDMVGGSGFLMLALRSSDEAAMKSTADDLAKLLEADKENVRNVSYKLPVEFIQQNMVLFVKTEDLVEGKRRVMAFLRDKLKRSNPFFIDLGATRPVELDMQDLVDKYSSVGKKSIRDDYNISTDKKMVLMLIKPMWDTTEIGKTKEYLDKLKLQLDAYSAQPGKVKLVEDYDKQSFTRDGSKDGKGATTIAYGFTGSYKTTVDDSFAIEESLHPVTIIALVAIFLITIVFFRKLAPTFIVVSGTVIGTIYTLGFTYATIGELNMITSILGGILMGFGIDYGIHFMFRTRLELGAGKPYDVAIRDAFVNAGRPAAVAAVVTGGSFFVLMVSEFRGFSQFGFLAGCGTLILGLTLFLWSAALLALAGRFNPALPQKLIGVMKPPNNTSAATGKELRIPKPGLVLAISTGVVALICAAAVPWAGLDAELPKGAKLGFFERLKYGVGFNYNTRALIPDGMSSVLLQDEINERFNISSDPMAIYTKDLDEAEGVYRELTQNPQKYPSIDQVVSIFTFVPPAETAKANEKVLQEWKAELAQLEAEGFSTAALPPEMQDKAEFFKKVLDAKPFDVHGVPPNYTAQFKNLPAALPENRGYLTFIYASVDLMDGKKMMQFADETRTIRAKYSPGSLDKDAWDAQGPTAEKEFRAAGATQLYAKLASIVLWDGKLTVVLTALWILAMHFLDFRNAKLALASVIPLGVGVAMMLGIMSLTDLRLNFMNIIILPILLGFGVSHGLYLLHRFLEGTSPLVALRSVGAAVASSTLTAVAGFAALLAAAHNGLRSMGLVACIGLITTLVVSFTVLAAVMQLMHDRRQREAGHSAGADGAAGSDESSKTKAA from the coding sequence ATGAGCGGCGCCCGAAACCCGAACTCCCATTCTCGCTTCGCCCTCGCCTTCGCCGGACTGCTGGTCCGCCGGCCCGGGGCTGTCCTCCTGGTGTTGCTCGCCCTGCTGGGCGTGTCCACCTGGGGCGCATTGAAGCTGCGCATCAACTCCAACCAGCTCGACCTCATCTCCCAGGACCTCCAGGAGGTGAAGGACGTCAAGCAGGTCATCGACATGGTGGGCGGCAGCGGCTTCCTCATGCTCGCCCTGCGCTCGTCCGACGAAGCCGCCATGAAGAGCACGGCGGACGACCTCGCGAAGCTGCTCGAGGCGGACAAGGAGAACGTCCGCAACGTCTCCTACAAGCTGCCCGTCGAGTTCATCCAGCAGAACATGGTCCTCTTCGTGAAGACCGAGGACCTGGTCGAGGGCAAGCGCCGCGTCATGGCCTTCCTGCGCGACAAGCTCAAGCGCAGCAACCCGTTCTTCATCGACCTGGGCGCCACCAGGCCCGTCGAGCTGGACATGCAGGACCTGGTCGACAAGTACTCCTCCGTCGGCAAGAAGAGCATCCGCGACGACTACAACATCTCCACCGACAAGAAGATGGTGCTGATGCTCATCAAGCCGATGTGGGACACCACGGAGATCGGCAAGACGAAGGAGTATCTCGACAAGCTCAAGCTCCAACTGGACGCGTACTCCGCCCAGCCCGGCAAGGTGAAGCTCGTCGAGGACTACGACAAGCAGTCCTTCACGCGCGACGGCTCGAAGGACGGCAAGGGCGCCACCACCATCGCCTACGGCTTCACCGGCTCGTACAAGACGACGGTGGACGACTCGTTCGCGATTGAGGAGTCGCTGCACCCCGTCACCATCATCGCGCTGGTCGCCATCTTCCTCATCACCATCGTCTTCTTCCGCAAGCTGGCGCCCACCTTCATCGTGGTCAGCGGCACGGTGATTGGGACGATTTATACGCTCGGCTTCACCTACGCGACGATTGGTGAGCTGAACATGATTACCTCCATCCTGGGCGGCATCCTGATGGGGTTCGGCATCGACTACGGCATCCACTTCATGTTCCGCACCCGGCTGGAGCTGGGCGCGGGCAAGCCGTACGACGTGGCCATCCGCGACGCCTTCGTCAACGCGGGCCGCCCGGCGGCGGTGGCCGCGGTGGTGACGGGTGGCTCGTTCTTCGTGCTGATGGTCAGCGAGTTCCGCGGCTTCAGCCAGTTCGGCTTCCTGGCCGGCTGCGGCACGCTCATCCTCGGCCTCACCCTGTTCCTGTGGAGCGCGGCGCTGCTGGCGCTGGCGGGCCGCTTCAACCCGGCGCTGCCGCAGAAGCTCATCGGCGTCATGAAGCCGCCGAACAACACCTCCGCCGCCACCGGCAAGGAGCTGCGCATCCCCAAGCCGGGCCTGGTGCTGGCCATCAGCACCGGCGTGGTGGCCCTCATCTGCGCCGCCGCGGTGCCCTGGGCGGGGCTGGACGCGGAGCTGCCCAAGGGCGCGAAGCTCGGCTTCTTCGAGCGGCTCAAGTACGGCGTGGGCTTCAACTACAACACCCGCGCGCTCATCCCGGACGGCATGTCCTCGGTGCTGCTCCAGGACGAAATCAACGAGCGCTTCAACATCTCCAGCGACCCGATGGCCATCTACACCAAGGACCTGGACGAGGCCGAGGGTGTCTACCGGGAGCTGACGCAGAACCCGCAGAAGTACCCGTCCATCGACCAGGTGGTGAGCATCTTCACCTTCGTGCCTCCCGCGGAGACGGCGAAGGCCAACGAGAAGGTGCTGCAGGAGTGGAAGGCGGAGCTGGCGCAGCTGGAGGCGGAGGGCTTCAGCACCGCCGCGCTGCCGCCGGAGATGCAGGACAAGGCCGAGTTCTTCAAGAAGGTGCTGGACGCGAAGCCCTTCGACGTCCACGGCGTGCCGCCGAACTACACCGCCCAGTTCAAGAACCTGCCCGCCGCCCTGCCGGAGAACCGGGGCTACCTCACGTTCATCTACGCGAGCGTGGACCTGATGGACGGCAAGAAGATGATGCAGTTCGCCGACGAGACGCGCACCATCCGGGCGAAGTACTCGCCGGGCTCGCTCGACAAGGACGCGTGGGACGCGCAGGGCCCCACCGCGGAGAAGGAGTTCCGCGCCGCGGGCGCCACGCAGCTCTACGCCAAGCTGGCGAGCATCGTGCTCTGGGACGGCAAGCTCACCGTGGTGCTCACCGCGCTGTGGATTCTGGCCATGCACTTCCTGGACTTCCGCAACGCGAAGCTGGCGCTGGCGTCCGTGATTCCGCTGGGCGTGGGCGTGGCGATGATGCTGGGCATCATGTCTCTGACGGACCTGCGCCTGAACTTCATGAACATCATCATCCTGCCCATCCTGCTGGGCTTCGGGGTGAGCCACGGCCTGTACCTGCTGCACCGCTTCCTGGAGGGCACCTCCCCCCTGGTCGCGCTGCGCAGCGTGGGCGCGGCGGTGGCCTCCTCCACCCTGACGGCGGTGGCGGGCTTCGCGGCGCTGCTGGCCGCCGCCCACAACGGCCTGCGGTCCATGGGCCTGGTGGCGTGCATCGGCCTCATCACCACGCTGGTGGTGTCCTTCACGGTGCTGGCCGCGGTGATGCAACTCATGCATGACCGCCGGCAGCGCGAGGCCGGGCACAGCGCCGGGGCGGATGGCGCGGCCGGCAGCGACGAGAGCAGCAAGACGAAGGCGGCCTGA
- a CDS encoding site-specific recombinase: MTVPLPVPAQPPVRSTGPSAREVDAFCVQYAPRSPGNPAVRDLYRLLCDVPEGGLEARLEWVERWTLWLRERIPAHALVDAAEPELPAADSRLQLMVRVMEGEPAMRTAITRLVSAVCDGSRGLKLFAQVGLPAGQGFFAEASDRLARALLPAAPEPGKLSELLLRLFPVPGDADWLAGLSPALLAKLAALVGDARPPEPVPAARVRADLMDALLLLAVQTAALGTAEDVRDRSPETALRASPFLRLRLVCDAVLARDAAADTLKDLSTCVADCRQVVGSVSRHLEEAGVSVDLVYRLERIRRSLERMEAVARVLGAPRGEPRWREAMALLVDLLRRAHADRSVRELAKRNVRMLARKIIERAGHSGEHYITSTRTEFHAMVHSAAGGGLVTAVAVALKFVLSGLALAPFFLALGTGLNYALAFVLIQLLGFTLATKQPSVTAATLAGAVGEGARGERLASLVELIPRITRSQLAAFAGNLGVVAPAALALALAFQWATGHTFLTPAKAQATVASLHPWKSGTLAFAALTGVLLWLSSVAGGWLENFVVYRRLPEALAHHRVLRRLLGDAGASRLAAWLQHAASGLGGNVTLGFLLALTPVVGRFFGLELDVRHVTFVLGSLAFSGATLGAQAVLQPEFLAALAGAALAGALNFTVSFSLALGVAMRARDVPTREALPFLRAVLLHLVKAPRSFLLPPRDTASDVLRVSAPPAP, encoded by the coding sequence ATGACTGTCCCCCTCCCCGTCCCCGCCCAGCCCCCCGTGCGCAGCACCGGCCCGTCCGCCCGGGAGGTGGACGCGTTCTGTGTGCAGTACGCGCCCCGCTCGCCAGGCAACCCCGCGGTGAGGGACTTGTACCGACTGCTGTGCGACGTGCCCGAGGGTGGCCTGGAGGCACGGCTGGAGTGGGTGGAGCGGTGGACGCTGTGGCTGCGCGAGCGCATCCCCGCGCACGCGCTGGTGGACGCCGCCGAGCCGGAGTTGCCCGCCGCCGACAGCCGGCTGCAGCTGATGGTGCGGGTGATGGAGGGCGAGCCCGCCATGCGCACCGCCATCACCCGGCTGGTGTCCGCGGTGTGCGACGGCAGCCGGGGGCTGAAGCTCTTCGCCCAGGTGGGCCTGCCCGCGGGCCAGGGCTTCTTCGCCGAGGCCTCCGACCGGCTGGCGCGCGCGCTGCTCCCCGCGGCGCCGGAGCCCGGCAAGCTGTCCGAGCTGCTGCTGCGCCTCTTCCCCGTCCCGGGTGATGCGGACTGGCTGGCCGGGCTGTCCCCGGCCCTGCTGGCGAAGCTGGCGGCCCTGGTGGGCGACGCGCGCCCGCCGGAGCCGGTGCCCGCCGCCCGCGTGCGCGCGGACCTGATGGACGCACTGCTGCTGCTGGCGGTGCAGACGGCCGCCCTGGGCACGGCCGAGGACGTGAGGGACCGCAGCCCGGAGACCGCCTTGCGCGCGTCGCCCTTCCTGCGGCTGCGCCTCGTCTGCGACGCGGTGCTCGCACGCGACGCGGCGGCGGACACGCTGAAGGACTTGTCCACCTGCGTGGCGGACTGCCGGCAGGTGGTGGGCAGCGTGTCGCGCCACCTGGAGGAGGCGGGCGTCAGCGTGGACCTGGTGTACCGGCTGGAGCGCATCCGCCGGAGCCTGGAGCGCATGGAGGCCGTCGCCCGGGTGCTGGGCGCGCCCCGCGGCGAGCCCCGCTGGCGCGAGGCGATGGCGCTGCTGGTGGACCTGCTGCGGCGGGCGCACGCGGACCGCTCCGTGCGCGAGCTGGCGAAGCGCAACGTGCGGATGCTGGCGCGCAAAATCATCGAGCGCGCCGGCCACTCGGGCGAGCACTACATCACCAGCACCCGCACCGAGTTCCACGCCATGGTGCACTCGGCGGCGGGCGGTGGGCTGGTGACGGCCGTGGCGGTGGCGCTGAAGTTCGTCCTGTCCGGCCTGGCGCTGGCCCCCTTCTTCCTCGCGCTGGGCACCGGGCTCAACTACGCGCTGGCCTTCGTCCTCATCCAGTTGCTGGGCTTCACGCTGGCCACCAAGCAGCCCTCCGTGACGGCGGCCACGCTGGCGGGCGCGGTGGGCGAGGGTGCCCGGGGCGAGCGGCTGGCGAGCCTGGTGGAGCTCATCCCCCGCATCACCCGCTCGCAGCTCGCGGCCTTCGCGGGCAACCTGGGCGTCGTGGCCCCGGCGGCGCTGGCGCTGGCGCTGGCCTTCCAGTGGGCGACGGGCCACACCTTCCTCACGCCGGCGAAGGCCCAGGCCACGGTGGCCTCGCTGCACCCATGGAAGAGCGGCACCCTGGCCTTCGCCGCCCTCACCGGCGTGCTGCTGTGGCTGAGCAGCGTGGCGGGCGGGTGGCTGGAGAACTTCGTGGTGTACCGGCGGCTGCCGGAGGCGCTGGCGCACCACCGCGTGCTGCGCCGGCTGCTGGGGGACGCTGGCGCGAGCCGGCTGGCCGCCTGGCTCCAGCACGCCGCCTCCGGCCTGGGCGGAAACGTGACGCTGGGCTTCCTCCTGGCCCTGACGCCGGTGGTGGGGCGCTTCTTCGGGTTGGAGCTGGACGTGCGGCATGTCACCTTCGTCCTCGGCTCGCTGGCCTTCTCCGGAGCCACCCTGGGCGCCCAGGCGGTGCTCCAACCGGAGTTCCTCGCCGCCCTGGCGGGCGCGGCCCTCGCCGGTGCCCTCAACTTCACCGTCTCCTTCTCGCTGGCCCTGGGCGTGGCCATGCGCGCCAGGGACGTGCCCACCCGCGAGGCGCTGCCCTTCCTGCGCGCGGTGCTCCTCCATCTGGTGAAGGCGCCCCGCTCCTTCCTCCTGCCTCCCCGGGACACCGCCAGCGACGTGCTCCGGGTCTCCGCGCCTCCCGCTCCCTGA
- a CDS encoding ABC transporter substrate-binding protein, with protein sequence MNARFRTITFLAALTLAVPALAAPKDDAVAKPVKTVVQSVRYERDAAALKHFGSEEQGKFLLGDAWSKGTDAQRKEFVELFQNLFAGIAFPRVRENFKNLDSITYEPAEVKGNEATVASTIFIKHPLKTQEMKLKYRLMKDAAAWKVVDVTVLGSSMLQDIRDSQVQPLLTQGGWDLLLTRMRTELAKVKKK encoded by the coding sequence ATGAACGCCCGCTTCCGTACCATCACCTTCCTGGCTGCCCTGACCCTCGCCGTCCCCGCGCTCGCCGCGCCGAAGGACGATGCCGTCGCCAAGCCGGTCAAGACGGTGGTCCAGTCCGTGCGCTACGAGCGTGACGCGGCCGCCCTCAAGCACTTCGGCAGCGAGGAGCAGGGGAAGTTCCTGCTCGGCGACGCGTGGAGCAAGGGCACGGACGCCCAGCGCAAGGAGTTCGTCGAGCTCTTCCAGAACCTCTTCGCCGGCATCGCCTTCCCGCGCGTGCGTGAGAACTTCAAGAACCTGGACTCCATCACCTACGAGCCCGCCGAGGTGAAGGGCAACGAGGCGACCGTCGCCTCCACCATCTTCATCAAGCACCCGCTCAAGACGCAGGAGATGAAGCTGAAGTACCGCCTGATGAAGGACGCCGCCGCGTGGAAGGTGGTGGACGTGACGGTGCTCGGCTCCTCCATGCTCCAGGACATCCGCGACTCGCAGGTGCAGCCGCTGCTCACCCAGGGTGGGTGGGACCTGCTGCTGACGCGCATGCGCACGGAGCTGGCGAAGGTGAAGAAGAAGTAG
- the metK gene encoding methionine adenosyltransferase: protein MPTDFLFTSESVTEGHPDKIADQISDGVLDAIIAKDPQARVAVETLVKTGLAIVAGEVTTNCYVDIPRIVRSTICRIGYTDSSMGYDGNTCGVMVAIEGQSQDIARGVDNKKEQGAGDQGMMFGFACDETPELMPAPLHYAHALTRRLADVRRKQHDWIRPDGKSQVTVQYVDGRPVRIDAVVVSTQHSEDVSNKKIQEAIREDVIAKALPKKLIDNKTKFYINPTGRFVVGGPMGDSGVTGRKIIVDTYGGMGRHGGGAFSGKDPSKVDRSAAYMGRHIAKTVVAAGLAKRCEVQVSYAIGVADPVSVMVETFGTATVPEERIAKAVRQVFGLRPREITEYLDLLRPIYQKTAAYGHFGRAEKEFTWERTDKKDALRDAAGGTAAASRLKAV, encoded by the coding sequence ATGCCTACCGACTTTTTGTTCACGTCTGAATCCGTCACCGAAGGCCACCCGGACAAGATCGCCGACCAGATCTCCGACGGTGTGCTGGATGCCATCATCGCCAAGGACCCGCAGGCGCGCGTCGCGGTGGAGACCCTCGTCAAGACGGGCCTCGCCATCGTCGCGGGCGAGGTGACGACGAACTGTTACGTGGACATCCCGCGCATCGTCCGCAGCACCATCTGCCGCATCGGGTACACCGATAGCTCCATGGGCTATGACGGCAACACCTGCGGCGTCATGGTGGCCATCGAAGGCCAGAGCCAGGACATCGCGCGCGGCGTGGACAACAAGAAGGAGCAGGGTGCCGGCGACCAGGGCATGATGTTCGGCTTCGCGTGCGACGAGACGCCGGAGCTGATGCCCGCCCCGCTGCACTACGCCCACGCGCTGACCCGCCGCCTGGCGGACGTGCGCCGCAAGCAGCACGACTGGATCCGCCCGGACGGCAAGAGCCAGGTGACGGTGCAGTACGTGGACGGCCGCCCGGTCCGCATCGACGCGGTGGTGGTGTCCACGCAGCACTCCGAGGACGTCTCCAACAAGAAGATCCAGGAGGCCATCCGCGAGGACGTCATCGCGAAGGCGCTGCCCAAGAAGCTCATCGACAACAAGACCAAGTTCTACATCAACCCCACGGGCCGCTTCGTGGTGGGTGGCCCCATGGGCGACTCGGGCGTGACGGGCCGGAAGATCATCGTCGACACCTACGGCGGCATGGGCCGTCACGGTGGCGGCGCGTTCAGCGGCAAGGACCCGTCCAAGGTGGACCGCTCGGCCGCGTACATGGGCCGTCACATCGCCAAGACGGTGGTGGCTGCGGGCCTGGCGAAGCGCTGCGAGGTGCAGGTGTCCTACGCCATCGGCGTGGCCGACCCGGTCAGCGTCATGGTGGAGACCTTCGGCACCGCCACGGTTCCCGAGGAGCGCATCGCCAAGGCCGTGCGCCAGGTGTTCGGCCTGCGCCCGCGCGAAATCACCGAGTACCTGGACCTGCTGCGGCCCATCTACCAGAAGACCGCCGCCTACGGTCACTTCGGCCGCGCCGAGAAGGAGTTCACCTGGGAGCGCACGGACAAGAAGGACGCCCTGCGTGACGCCGCCGGTGGCACCGCCGCCGCGAGCCGCCTGAAGGCGGTCTGA
- a CDS encoding penicillin-binding transpeptidase domain-containing protein, whose product MPQPHRVLLALTLVVSTLCAAAEPPAAKPAVSHPGCFLLMDLETGTVTRNDAARCAKRLVPASSFKVPHALIALETGVVSSTTEVRKWDGTKHFIEMWNQDQTLDTAMRRSAMWFFQGTAKQIGRKRMEEWLKRFRYGNADASGDLTRFWRGGPLRVSPDEQLDFLARMYRGELPVSPKTLEAVKATLVQGPDTVANTRDGINMGGPWKDGAVLSCKTGTYLQPKGDITWLVGHVTSPRGRYVFVSAVQSPPGKRPKPQPALASALEALKAHGLL is encoded by the coding sequence ATGCCCCAGCCCCATCGCGTCCTGCTCGCGCTCACCCTGGTCGTCTCCACCCTCTGCGCCGCCGCGGAGCCACCCGCCGCGAAGCCCGCCGTCTCACACCCGGGCTGCTTCCTGCTGATGGACCTGGAGACAGGCACGGTGACGCGCAACGACGCCGCGAGGTGCGCGAAGCGGCTCGTCCCGGCATCCTCCTTCAAGGTGCCCCACGCGCTCATCGCACTGGAGACGGGCGTGGTCTCCAGCACCACCGAGGTGCGCAAATGGGACGGCACGAAGCACTTCATCGAGATGTGGAACCAGGACCAGACGCTGGACACGGCCATGCGCCGCTCCGCGATGTGGTTCTTCCAGGGCACGGCGAAGCAGATTGGCAGGAAGCGCATGGAGGAGTGGCTGAAGCGCTTCCGCTACGGCAACGCGGACGCCTCGGGCGACCTCACCCGCTTCTGGCGGGGTGGCCCGCTGCGCGTCTCCCCGGACGAGCAACTCGACTTCCTCGCCCGCATGTACCGGGGCGAGCTGCCGGTAAGCCCGAAGACGCTGGAGGCCGTGAAGGCCACGCTGGTGCAGGGCCCGGACACCGTGGCCAACACCCGCGACGGCATCAACATGGGTGGCCCGTGGAAGGACGGCGCGGTGCTGAGCTGCAAGACAGGCACGTATCTCCAGCCCAAGGGCGACATCACCTGGCTGGTGGGCCACGTCACCTCACCGCGCGGGCGCTACGTCTTCGTCAGCGCCGTGCAGTCACCGCCGGGCAAGCGGCCGAAGCCCCAGCCCGCGCTCGCCTCCGCGCTCGAAGCGCTGAAGGCGCACGGGCTGCTGTGA
- a CDS encoding CHAT domain-containing protein — protein MAEQKRRSWSPRLRHAALMVLAAVAGVVVAAVGLPSWLSAASEQAPPALFLADAPTRTLEARVSYPGADMHRPYGALRSGDAGAPPPAPLRELARMEEAGDVHGLAAAYLVRGNTQMAAPYLATAAESPDVASDRAVLALDRKDYAEALELLEGALHAQPKHAQALWNRGLVLKELELWALAAQSFDAVAALGEHGWAGEAKARADALRSHLVDSWRETTDAAKALITEKSTVPEELLQAKPGAFRAKLYEAIRVAPSVERLKSLEPVAAALDARYGGSAMRDAIRWAQSRDFRHRGPLAARYLELYRTNKVAGGVSLFLEDVLRAGERDLYMGALVHQGLVDEHLDTFSSLAAQVRDPWFILMAEHEKALVAIRRGELLRAEHLLLGAVARCAAQPIGYRCIPIEADLSDLYRQLHRLPESNRHAQAALSRYRGDSRWSEEQHQQQLGQNARYLGEASLARAYLEETLARNPNDCKMRHFVRANDALARLQALDVMGARASMSEALSCETPLSISGARTLVDLARMHPDTGQDRMLFDGLKALRSQGRLPPGQMALITHFEGRFHVEQDRTRGEELLRRAIVEARQLPSYDVDARKAQAYSYTSLLFAAGKAGEYERSLALFGEELGGALPRRCLLAVTVDAERTLIVTLGVDGQSLAHYDASRTVALGEDVRGLVPEVVMAPLRACEQVAVVARPPLHGRAGLLPAEMAWSYYVPRSPPDVPATGLARRLVVADVVAPRGLGLPSLNTWDGAVETGTTLLSGQDATPSRVLNAMAEATEVEVHAHGLVNPNLSEASLLVLSQEDGGRYALTAGEVQERRLHGQPLVILAACRAAHGAPWTYERFSLPVAFINAGARAVLAATVDVPDAQAGAFFSAVRERIRHGAHAAVALRDVRMQWLGRDPESWARSVLVFD, from the coding sequence TTGGCGGAGCAGAAGCGTCGTTCCTGGAGTCCGCGGCTGCGTCATGCCGCGCTCATGGTCCTGGCCGCCGTCGCGGGAGTCGTCGTCGCCGCCGTGGGCCTGCCGTCCTGGCTCAGCGCCGCGAGTGAGCAGGCGCCTCCCGCCCTCTTCCTGGCGGACGCCCCCACGCGCACCCTCGAAGCGCGGGTGAGCTACCCGGGCGCGGACATGCATCGTCCCTATGGAGCGCTGCGCTCCGGAGATGCCGGGGCCCCGCCGCCCGCGCCGCTGCGCGAGCTGGCGCGGATGGAGGAGGCGGGAGACGTGCATGGGCTCGCGGCGGCCTACCTCGTGCGCGGCAACACGCAGATGGCGGCGCCGTACCTGGCAACGGCGGCGGAGTCGCCGGACGTGGCCAGTGACAGGGCCGTGCTGGCGTTGGACCGGAAGGACTACGCCGAGGCGCTCGAGTTGCTGGAGGGCGCGCTCCACGCGCAGCCGAAGCATGCGCAGGCGCTGTGGAACCGCGGACTGGTGCTGAAGGAGCTGGAGTTGTGGGCGCTGGCCGCGCAGTCGTTCGACGCGGTGGCCGCGCTGGGGGAGCACGGCTGGGCGGGGGAGGCGAAGGCGCGGGCGGACGCGCTGCGGAGCCACCTCGTGGACTCGTGGCGCGAGACGACGGACGCGGCCAAGGCGCTGATTACCGAGAAGAGCACCGTCCCCGAGGAGCTGCTCCAGGCCAAGCCCGGAGCGTTTCGCGCGAAGCTGTATGAAGCCATCCGTGTGGCTCCGTCGGTGGAGAGGCTCAAGTCGCTGGAACCCGTGGCTGCGGCGCTGGATGCCCGCTACGGAGGCTCGGCCATGCGCGATGCCATCCGCTGGGCGCAATCCCGGGACTTCCGTCATCGAGGACCGCTGGCCGCGCGCTACCTGGAGCTGTACCGCACCAACAAGGTCGCCGGAGGCGTGTCGCTGTTTCTGGAGGACGTGCTGCGCGCGGGAGAGCGTGACCTGTACATGGGGGCACTCGTCCACCAGGGGCTGGTGGACGAGCACCTGGACACCTTCTCTTCGCTGGCCGCACAGGTGAGAGACCCCTGGTTCATCCTCATGGCGGAGCATGAGAAGGCCCTGGTCGCCATCCGGCGCGGCGAGCTCCTTCGGGCGGAGCATCTCCTACTGGGAGCGGTGGCGCGCTGCGCTGCACAGCCGATTGGCTATCGCTGCATCCCCATTGAAGCGGACCTGTCCGATCTCTATCGCCAGCTCCACCGTCTGCCAGAGTCGAACAGGCACGCGCAGGCGGCGCTCTCCCGCTATCGCGGTGATAGCCGCTGGAGCGAGGAGCAACACCAGCAGCAGCTTGGGCAGAACGCGCGCTATCTCGGTGAGGCCTCGCTGGCGCGCGCGTATCTGGAAGAGACGCTCGCTCGGAACCCGAACGACTGCAAGATGCGGCACTTCGTGCGGGCGAACGATGCCCTGGCGCGGCTGCAAGCGTTGGACGTCATGGGGGCCCGCGCGAGCATGTCCGAGGCGCTGTCGTGTGAGACCCCCTTGTCGATCTCGGGAGCCAGGACACTGGTGGACCTTGCGCGGATGCATCCCGATACCGGGCAGGACCGCATGTTGTTCGATGGGCTCAAGGCCCTCCGCAGCCAGGGAAGGCTCCCTCCTGGGCAGATGGCGCTTATCACGCATTTCGAGGGACGCTTTCACGTGGAGCAGGACCGGACGCGCGGCGAAGAGCTACTCCGGCGTGCCATCGTCGAGGCGCGGCAGCTCCCCTCCTATGATGTGGATGCGCGGAAGGCGCAGGCCTATAGCTACACCTCCCTCCTGTTCGCCGCCGGGAAAGCCGGTGAGTACGAGCGGTCGCTGGCGCTCTTTGGTGAGGAGCTGGGGGGCGCGCTTCCACGGCGGTGTCTGCTCGCGGTAACGGTGGATGCCGAGCGGACCCTCATCGTCACGCTCGGCGTGGACGGTCAGTCATTGGCCCACTACGACGCGAGCCGTACGGTGGCCCTGGGCGAAGACGTCCGGGGACTTGTCCCCGAGGTGGTGATGGCTCCACTTCGTGCGTGTGAACAGGTGGCAGTGGTGGCGCGCCCGCCGCTGCACGGTCGCGCGGGCTTGTTGCCTGCCGAAATGGCCTGGTCCTACTACGTTCCGCGCTCTCCTCCTGACGTGCCTGCTACCGGTCTCGCGCGGCGCCTGGTGGTGGCTGACGTCGTGGCGCCCCGGGGCCTGGGGCTACCTTCACTGAATACGTGGGACGGCGCTGTGGAGACGGGGACTACCCTGTTGTCCGGGCAGGATGCCACGCCTTCCCGAGTGCTCAATGCGATGGCGGAGGCCACCGAGGTCGAGGTCCATGCCCACGGGCTGGTGAACCCGAATCTCTCCGAAGCGTCTTTGTTGGTGCTGTCGCAGGAAGATGGCGGGCGCTATGCGTTGACAGCAGGAGAGGTCCAGGAACGGCGGCTCCATGGCCAGCCGCTGGTCATCCTGGCTGCATGCCGTGCGGCGCATGGGGCGCCGTGGACGTATGAGCGCTTCAGTCTGCCAGTTGCATTCATCAACGCGGGAGCTCGCGCGGTGCTCGCCGCCACGGTGGATGTGCCGGATGCACAGGCAGGCGCGTTCTTCAGCGCCGTGCGGGAGCGTATCCGGCATGGCGCGCACGCGGCGGTCGCGCTCCGCGACGTGCGCATGCAGTGGCTCGGTCGCGACCCGGAGAGCTGGGCCCGGTCGGTGCTCGTTTTCGATTGA
- a CDS encoding YchJ family protein — translation MPPAPPCPCCSGLRYRECCAPFHKGEAEPPDAERLMRSRYSAFALRDAAYLWKTLHPDHPDRARPQEQYLREVRAHAQGHQYPKLVVMDRQPPDASGLARVLFFAKVFEKGKEQSFVERSDFRHDGTGWRYLSGVTVFPRDLKGSPESLTLATFPETAGGQ, via the coding sequence ATGCCCCCTGCCCCACCCTGCCCCTGCTGTTCCGGACTCCGCTACCGCGAGTGCTGCGCCCCCTTCCACAAAGGGGAGGCGGAGCCACCCGACGCCGAGCGCCTCATGCGCAGCCGCTACAGCGCCTTCGCCCTGCGCGACGCGGCCTACCTGTGGAAGACGCTGCACCCGGACCACCCGGACCGCGCACGCCCCCAGGAGCAGTACCTGCGCGAGGTGCGCGCCCACGCCCAGGGACACCAGTACCCCAAGCTGGTGGTGATGGACCGCCAGCCTCCGGATGCCTCGGGCCTGGCGCGGGTGCTCTTCTTCGCCAAGGTGTTCGAGAAGGGGAAGGAGCAGTCCTTCGTGGAGCGCTCGGACTTCCGCCACGACGGCACCGGCTGGCGCTACCTGTCCGGCGTGACGGTGTTTCCCAGGGACTTGAAGGGCTCTCCTGAGTCCCTGACGCTGGCCACCTTCCCGGAAACAGCGGGAGGTCAGTGA